A genome region from Deltaproteobacteria bacterium includes the following:
- a CDS encoding Rrf2 family transcriptional regulator produces the protein MKLSTKSRYGVRAIFDIAYHSGGLPTQIKEISKRQEITPRYLEQIFQKLKRGGIVKSIRGPKGGYYLARKPEKIAVSDVIRAVEESMEPVFCGRPSKGRKKCRRERNCVAQVIWQEAGKRLSEYFDSVSVEKMCKMAKELGIEKQLDHRFMYFI, from the coding sequence CAACCAAGAGTCGGTATGGAGTCCGGGCGATTTTTGACATCGCCTACCATTCGGGAGGATTACCTACCCAGATCAAAGAGATCTCTAAACGTCAGGAAATTACTCCCCGGTACTTGGAACAGATTTTTCAAAAATTAAAACGGGGGGGCATTGTGAAAAGCATCCGTGGCCCCAAGGGGGGATATTATTTAGCCCGAAAACCCGAGAAGATTGCGGTGAGCGATGTAATCCGGGCCGTGGAAGAGTCAATGGAGCCTGTTTTCTGCGGCCGGCCTTCTAAAGGAAGGAAAAAATGTCGGAGGGAAAGGAACTGCGTCGCCCAAGTGATCTGGCAGGAAGCGGGGAAACGCCTCTCTGAATATTTTGACTCTGTTTCAGTGGAAAAGATGTGCAAAATGGCCAAAGAACTGGGGATCGAGAAACAACTGGATCACCGTTTTATGTATTTTATTTGA